ACCTTTGCCCCGCAGGCGCTGGAGATCGGCGGATTTACTACCGCGCTGTTTAAAAACGGCGCCGCGCCGCTAATCGGTGCATTCCTGTTGTGCATGGGCGCAGGGATCAGCGTGAAGGCGGCACCTCAGGCTTTATTGCAGGGCGGTACGATTACCCTGACCAAACTGCTGATCGCCATTGCGCTCGGTCTTGGCGTTGAGCACCTGTTCGGGACTGAAGGGATCTTTGGCTTAAGCGGACTGGCGATTATTGCTGCCATGAGTAACTCGAATGGGGGGCTGTACGCGGCATTAGTCGGCGAGTTCGGTAACGAGCGTGACGTCGGCGCAATCTCTATTCTGTCTCTTAATGACGGTCCATTCTTTACCATGATCGCGCTGGGTGCTGCGGGAATGGCCAACATTCCGATCATGGCACTGGTGGCGGTCCTGGTCCCGCTGGTGGTTGGCATGATCCTCGGTAACCTCGATCACAACATGCGTGACTTCCTGACCAAAGGCGGACCGCTGTTGATCCCGTTCTTCGCCTTTGCGCTGGGGGCTGGCATCAACCTCGAAATGCTATTGCAGGGCGGTCTGGCGGGCATCCTGCTGGGGGTGTTAACCACGTTCGTCGGCGGCTTCTTTAACATCCGCGCAGACCGTCTGGTGGGCGGTACCGGGATTGCCGGAGCGGCGGCCTCCAGTACTGCCGGTAATGCCGTTGCAACGCCGCTGGCGATAGCCCAGGCTGACCCTTCGCTGGCGGAAGTCGCTGCTGCTGCCGCGCCATTGATTGCCGCCTCCGTGATCACCACCGCGATCCTGACGCCGATCCTGACCTCGTGGGTTGCCAAAAAACAGGCTCGTCAGGTTACTCAGGAGAATAAAGCATGAAAATGATCGTCATTGCCGATGATTTTACGGGCTCT
The sequence above is drawn from the Citrobacter amalonaticus genome and encodes:
- a CDS encoding 2-keto-3-deoxygluconate permease 1 — encoded protein: MNIKKAIERVPGGMMVVPLVIGAIINTFAPQALEIGGFTTALFKNGAAPLIGAFLLCMGAGISVKAAPQALLQGGTITLTKLLIAIALGLGVEHLFGTEGIFGLSGLAIIAAMSNSNGGLYAALVGEFGNERDVGAISILSLNDGPFFTMIALGAAGMANIPIMALVAVLVPLVVGMILGNLDHNMRDFLTKGGPLLIPFFAFALGAGINLEMLLQGGLAGILLGVLTTFVGGFFNIRADRLVGGTGIAGAAASSTAGNAVATPLAIAQADPSLAEVAAAAAPLIAASVITTAILTPILTSWVAKKQARQVTQENKA